A part of Rhopalosiphum maidis isolate BTI-1 chromosome 3, ASM367621v3, whole genome shotgun sequence genomic DNA contains:
- the LOC113558507 gene encoding protein decapentaplegic-like, producing the protein MMSSASIKSYVTTSETMITILLLLAMLHTGLTAIAGYEEVENKFLTKLGLNQRPVVEKNLKIPSATMELYNSMANAMTTHFPLPGLHTTSANTAKTYYNKGSAPLNAKSKKYRLQFDIDFIPEKEQIKAAEVRFTMLYDKVLQNEEFIHVIMHDIIQPGTKGLSKPVLRIIDSKSINMSNVSKSESFDVTPFVERLSMNKFKENHGLLVQCVTSDSQRHLLNVFDIVSPEKTLLLVYTDDGKSEKSTLEQMMRRSKRSAVQPGGPLKKTKKKICQRYSMYVDFKEVGFNDWIRAPPGYDAFYCHGKCAFPLASHINASNHAVMQTLMNSYNPALVPLSCCVPTKQSSQTLLYVDADGKLVVKNYPDMSVDECGCR; encoded by the exons ATGATGTCATCCGCCTCAATAAAATCTTACGTTACGACATCTG aaacaaTGATTACCATACTACTGTTGTTGGCTATGCTACACACCGGTTTGACGGCCATCGCTGGATACGAAGAAGTGGAAAACAAATTCCTTACAAAATTAg gttTAAACCAAAGACCTGTGGTAGAGAAAAATTTGAAGATACCATCTGCCACAATGGAGCTGTATAATTCTATGGCAAATGCAATGACAACACATTTTCCTCTTCCTGGTTTGCACACAACTTCCGCTAACACTGCTAagacatattacaataaag gatCAGCTCCATTAAAtgctaaatctaaaaaatataggcTACAGTTCGATATAGACTTTATACCAGAAAAAGAACAGATTAAAGCTGCTGAAGTTCGTTTTACTATGTTATACGATAAAGTTCTACAAAATGAAGAATTTATTCATGTAATTATGCATGATATAATCCAGCCTGGCACGAAGGGCCTTTCAAAACCTGTTCTCAg AATAATCGATTcgaaatcaattaatatgtcAAATGTTTCAAAGTCAGAAAGTTTTGATGTAACGCCTTTTGTAGAAAGACTGTCGATGAATAAGTTTAAAGAGAACCATGGATTGCTAGTACAATGCGTTACATCTGATAGTCAGAGACATTTGCTCAACGTGTTTGATATTGTGTCACCTGAAAAGACTTTGCTACTTGTCTACACCGACGAcggaaaaa GTGAGAAGAGCACGCTGGAACAAATGATGCGACGCAGCAAACGGTCGGCCGTCCAACCGGGTGGGCCGCTTAAGAAGACGAAAAAGAAGATCTGCCAGCGGTATTCGATGTACGTGGACTTCAAGGAGGTCGGATTCAACGATTGGATTAGGGCGCCGCCGGGGTACGATGCGTTCTACTGCCACGGGAAGTGTGCGTTTCCGTTGGCCAGTCACATCAACGCGTCCAATCACGCGGTCATGCAGACGCTGATGAACTCCTACAACCCGGCGCTGGTTCCTCTGTCGTGCTGCGTACCGACCAAGCAGAGTTCGCAAACGTTGCTCTACGTGGACGCCGATGGAAAGTTGGTGGTGAAAAACTATCCGGACATGTCCGTGGACGAGTGCGGGTGTAGATGA
- the LOC113555881 gene encoding uncharacterized protein LOC113555881 codes for MNSTTDSSEKGYAAAVYLRCDYGEAVQCHLITAKTKVSPLKRVTIPRLELCGAVLAAQLLHHVHEVYQPLLSISAMHAWIDSNTTLAWIKSSPHKWATFVANRTSQLQSLTPPSLWRYVPTGDNPVDCASRGLYPNELHHPMWWSGPAFLVQDDSAWPPMSTPDMLDPIISEARPITLLSTSETSIFDQLFLRHSSLKKIIRIIAYCIRFFTDINPLAVNPSPSEQLHAFEIIIIAVQKQSFSDEHSYLRDQNHQSQSKLRALNPFLDDHGIIRVGGRLIHADIPYEQKHPILLPRSHRLTDLIIDDYHQHHKHPGATTLQTIIQQQYWIVASRQIIRSRLRTCISCYRLRPRGLQPLIGNLPKFRLQQVKPFLVTGVDYAGPISLRTSTTRRTVSCQAYICLFVCMTTKALHLELASDLSTETFLMALCRFISRRGLIQEIHSDCGTNFVGAANLFRTVDEFPQSAEYQDKCRDYLTARNFTWHFNPPSAPHFGGLWEAGVKSVKTLLYRRLISNDSNMKN; via the coding sequence ATGAACTCCACGACAGACAGCTCCGAGAAAGGCTATGCAGCAGCTGTATATCTGCGTTGTGACTATGGGGAGGCAGTTCAATGCCATCTTATAACTGCAAAAACCAAGGTATCGCCTCTCAAGCGAGTGACAATCCCACGTCTAGAGTTGTGTGGGGCAGTATTAGCCGCTCAACTGTTACATCACGTCCACGAAGTCTACCAGCCTCTACTCTCCATCTCTGCGATGCACGCCTGGATAGACTCAAATACCACCCTCGCGTGGATAAAATCCTCCCCACACAAATGGGCTACGTTCGTTGCAAACAGAACCAGCCAGCTTCAGAGTCTCACACCACCATCATTATGGCGATACGTCCCGACAGGTGATAACCCAGTTGACTGTGCCTCGCGTGGACTCTACCCGAACGAGCTACACCATCCAATGTGGTGGAGCGGACCCGCCTTCTTGGTCCAGGATGACAGCGCTTGGCCACCAATGTCTACGCCTGATATGCTTGATCCTATAATCAGCGAGGCACGGCCTATCACTCTACTATCAACCTCGGAAACAAGCATCTTCGATCAGCTGTTCCTTCGCCACTCGTCATTGAAGAAGATCATTCGTATAATTGCATACTGTATACGATTTTTTACGGACATTAACCCACTAGCTGTCAACCCATCACCTTCTGAACAACTTCACGCATTtgaaattatcattatcgCAGTGCAGAAGCAATCTTTTTCCGATGAACACAGTTATCTTAGAGATCAAAATCATCAAAGTCAAAGCAAACTGCGTGCTTTAAATCCTTTTCTTGATGATCATGGTATTATCCGAGTTGGAGGTCGACTGATTCACGCGGACATTCCGTACGAACAGAAACATCCGATCCTTCTGCCTCGGTCACATCGACTCACTGACCTGATCATCGATGACTACCATCAGCATCACAAACATCCTGGAGCCACAACATTACAAACCATCATACAACAACAATACTGGATTGTAGCAAGTCGCCAGATCATTCGATCTCGACTCCGTACCTGTATTTCCTGTTACCGACTCCGTCCTCGTGGACTTCAACCATTGATAGGAAACCTACCGAAATTCAGATTACAACAAGTAAAACCTTTTTTAGTCACAGGAGTTGATTATGCTGGTCCTATATCGTTAAGAACGTCAACAACCCGCAGAACTGTATCATGCCAGGCATACATCTGTCTGTTCGTTTGTATGACCACAAAGGCGCTACATCTAGAACTCGCTTCAGACTTATCCACAGAAACATTCCTTATGGCTCTATGTCGATTCATTTCACGCAGGGGCCTGATTCAGGAAATCCACAGCGACTGTGGCACCAACTTTGTGGGTGCTGCCAATTTGTTCCGGACAGTCGACGAATTTCCGCAGTCTGCAGAGTACCAAGACAAATGCCGTGATTACCTCACTGCACGAAACTTCACTTGGCACTTCAACCCACCATCTGCCCCCCACTTTGGAGGCCTGTGGGAGGCTGGAGTAAAATCAGTCAAAACATTACTCTATCGACGCTTGATCTCCAACGACTCAAATATGAAGAATTGA
- the LOC113555883 gene encoding uncharacterized protein LOC113555883 — MALKRFHYLEHRLSREEGLSQQYKDFMRDYLTSQHMEVIPTNQKMTPYRYYIPHHCILRPDSLTTKLRVVFDASATTTVGRSLNSSLYTGRKLQQDLPQILIRARVHKILFTADIKQMYRQIEIHPEHRDYLRILWCFNRDQPIEEYRLCTVTYRTSCAPYQALRTLHHLAEIEKTTYPMAADILMHDTFVDDILTGANTPEAALDRQKQVIFLCNRGHFKLRKWASNSSIILQSVPVSDRSMSPDVLFHDDLGARLKILGMRWNPKQDQFTYTVQRPHVKTTKRSMLSDLAHIFDPLGLLAPITFLAKHLMQLL; from the coding sequence ATGGCACTTAAGCGATTTCATTATTTAGAGCACCGATTATCACGTGAGGAAGGGCTCTCACAACAATACAAAGATTTTATGAGAGACTACCTCACAAGTCAACATATGGAAGTCATTCCCACAAACCAAAAAATGACTCCATACCGTTACTATATACCACATCACTGCATCTTACGCCCAGACAGTCTTACAACAAAACTCAGGGTAGTTTTCGATGCATCTGCTACCACTACCGTTGGACGATCATTGAACAGCAGCTTATATACGGGTCGTAAGCTCCAACAAGATCTACCACAGATTTTGATCCGAGCACGTgttcacaaaatattgttcacaGCAGATATCAAACAAATGTACCGGCAGATCGAAATCCACCCCGAACATAGAGATTATCTAAGAATTCTATGGTGTTTCAACCGCGACCAGCCAATCGAAGAATATCGTTTATGCACCGTCACTTACAGGACATCTTGTGCACCGTATCAGGCATTACGCACATTACACCATCTAGCGGAAATCGAAAAAACTACATATCCAATGGCTGCTGATATACTCATGCATGATACCTTCGTGGACGACATACTTACAGGGGCCAACACTCCAGAGGCGGCTCTTGATCGTCAGAAACAAGTGATATTCCTATGCAACCGAGGCCACTTTAAACTTAGGAAATGGGCCAGCAACTCATCCATAATTCTCCAATCTGTGCCTGTCAGCGATCGCTCCATGTCTCCTGACGTACTATTCCACGATGATTTGGGCGCGAGGCTCAAAATCCTCGGCATGCGATGGAACCCCAAACAGGACCAGTTTACTTATACGGTTCAGCGTCCCCATGTCAAGACTACAAAACGCTCGATGTTATCGGATCTAGCTCACATATTCGATCCACTCGGACTTCTCGCACCAATCACCTTTTTGGCAAAACACCTCATGCAGTTACTGTGA